In Ogataea parapolymorpha DL-1 chromosome I, whole genome shotgun sequence, the following are encoded in one genomic region:
- a CDS encoding Hexaprenyldihydroxybenzoate methyltransferase, mitochondrial, with amino-acid sequence MNLVRMDFINETLRSHIKINAGVPDEQKTFVPGWNHHNVLPGPVAQSIQTEIDRRIALELRQLRLSCLDIGCGGGILSESLARLPMVASVRGIDLSPEVIRVANQHKALDPAITDKIDYQLKSIEQLDKDDQYDIVTMMEMLEHVEYPALVLQTAMQHVKKDGFLFLSTINRDLVSWLTTIVFGEYVLRIVPVGTHTYSKYIDRREIAEFVDGTQFRVVDARGCTYLPLQGWVFTSLPDTGNYLMALQRTE; translated from the coding sequence ATGAACCTCGTCCGCATGGACTTCATTAACGAGACTCTGCGCAGTCATATCAAAATCAACGCCGGCGTGCCCGACGAACAGAAAACGTTTGTGCCCGGCTGGAACCACCACAACGTGCTGCCGGGCCCTGTGGCGCAATCCATACAGACAGAAATCGACAGACGCATCGCACTGGAGCTCCGCCAGCTGCGGCTTTCGTGTCTCGACATCGGCTGTGGCGGCGGCATCTTGTCCGAATCGCTTGCCCGGTTGCCCATGGTGGCGTCCGTGCGAGGAATTGACCTCAGCCCGGAGGTCATTCGCGTCGCCAACCAGCACAAAGCGCTTGACCCGGCGATTACAGACAAAATCGACTATCAATTAAAATCAATAGAACAGCTCGACAAAGACGATCAATACGACATCGTCACCATGATGGAAATGCTCGAACACGTCGAATATCCCGCGCTCGTGCTGCAGACGGCAATGCAGCACGTCAAAAAGGACGGTTTTCTGTTTCTATCCACCATCAACAGAGACCTCGTCTCGTGGCTCACGACGATCGTCTTTGGCGAGTACGTGCTGCGAATCGTGCCTGTCGGAACGCACACTTACTCCAAGTACATCGACCGGCGCGAGATCGCCGAGTTTGTGGACGGAACACAGTTCCGCGTCGTCGACGCTAGAGGATGCACCTATCTCCCGCTCCAGGGCTGGGTATTCACCAGCTTGCCCGACACGGGCAACTATTTGATGGCGTTGCAGCGCACCGAATAG
- a CDS encoding Arginine--tRNA ligase, cytoplasmic — translation MNRLINQTARNCLIIYKNKTNLLRPARLVSSQLARPIMTSAVDTLSSKLDSLKLQAPPAIQGSFPDYNTVDLCRNYIANQLSELTGVDASIAYQSLEWSLVLENGDLIVPLPRLRLKGDLVALAKELAEKFPLGGYLKKVHPEGKFLQFFFNPEFLLKYVVKDVLERKQDFGSCPLGKGKRVVIEFSSPNIAKPFHAGHLRSTIIGGFLSNLYERLGWEVIRMNYLGDWGKQFGLLAVGFEKYGSEAELESNPIQHLFDVYVRINQDVKAEEEEAEKTGVPLDEASSVDGAARAFFKRMEQGDKQALGLWEKFRALSIEKYIDTYARLNIKYDVYSGESQVSQELMDRVQKELQEKKLVTEDRGALLIDFKQLGEKKLGKVLVQKSDGTSLYITRDLGAAIERKEKYHFDKMIYVIASQQDLHVRQFFRILEKMGYSWAKDELLHVNFGLVLGMSTRKGTVVFLDDILETVKSATLEIMQKNAEKFTLVEDPEAVADLVGISAVMIQDMQGKRNNNYEFSWDRMLSTEGDTGPYLQYAHSRLRSIERNCNVAEEKLLVADLSIENLVGTEDQVKQLGLEPAEQAKKLDILATQREKVESLVRILVSYPDILRYASKNHEPSTLVTYLFKLTHQFSSTYKVLRVMGEKEQVLEARLALFSSVRQVLNNGLRVLGITPVDRM, via the coding sequence ATGAACAGATTGATTAATCAAACTGCCAGAAACTGTTTGATTATCTACAAGAACAAGACTAATTTGCTTAGACCCGCCCGTTTAGTTTCTTCGCAACTCGCAAGACCAATAATGACTTCTGCCGTGGATACTCTTTCTTCCAAGCTCGATTCGCTGAAGCTACAGGCTCCCCCTGCCATCCAGGGCTCATTCCCAGACTACAACACTGTGGATCTATGCAGAAATTACATTGCCAACCAGCTGTCTGAGCTGACCGGAGTTGATGCTTCGATCGCATACCAGAGTTTGGAGTGGTCCCTTGTTCTGGAGAACGGAGACTTGATCgttcctcttcctcgtctgAGGTTGAAGGGTGACCTTGTTGCGctggccaaagagctcgCTGAGAAATTTCCTCTTGGTGGCTATCTCAAAAAAGTGCATCCTGAGGGCAAGTTCCTGcagttcttcttcaaccCAGAGTTTTTACTGAAATACGTGGTCAAGGATGTTCTCGAACGCAAACAGGACTTTGGCTCTTGTCCGCTGGGTAAAGGCAAACGTGTTGTGATCGAGTTTTCCTCCCCAAATATTGCCAAGCCGTTCCACGCTGGCCATCTGCGTTCGACCATTATTGGTGGTTTTCTATCCAACCTGTACGAGAGGCTCGGCTGGGAGGTTATCAGAATGAACTACCTGGGAGATTGGGGAAAACAGTTTGGTCTGCTTGCTGTTGGGTTCGAAAAATATGGCTCTGAGGCGGAGTTGGAGTCCAACCCTATTCAGCATCTGTTCGATGTCTATGTGAGAATTAACCAGGACGTGAAGgccgaagaggaggaggctgAAAAGACAGGTGTTCCTCTCGACGAGGCCAGCTCTGTGGACGGCGCCGCACGTGCTTTCTTCAAGAGAATGGAGCAGGGAGACAAGCAAGCCTTGGGACTTTGGGAGAAGTTCCGTGCGCTGTCGATTGAGAAGTATATCGACACATATGCTCGGCTGAACATCAAATACGATGTTTATTCTGGTGAGTCGCAAGTGAGCCAGGAATTGATGGACAGAGTGCAAAAGGAGCTGCAAGAGAAGAAGCTTGTGACAGAAGACAGAGGAGCTTTGTTGATTGACTTCAAGCAGCTGGGCGAGAAGAAGTTGGGGAAAGTGCTTGTTCAAAAGAGCGACGGGACGTCGCTGTATATCACACGTGATCTGGGGGCCGCGATTGAGCGTAAGGAGAAGTACCATTTCGACAAGATGATCTATGTGATTGCGTCGCAGCAAGATTTGCACGTGAGACAATTTTTCCgtattttggagaaaatgggGTACAGCTGggccaaggacgagctgctgcacgTGAACTTTGGCCTGGTGTTAGGCATGAGCACCAGAAAGGGAACCgttgtgtttttggacgatATTCTGGAGACGGTGAAGAGTGCCACTTTGGAGATTATGCAGAAGAACGCCGAGAAGTTCACGTTGGTGGAGGATCCTGAGGCTGTGGCCGACCTGGTTGGAATTTCTGCCGTGATGATCCAGGACATGCAGGGCAAGAGAAACAACAACTACGAATTCAGTTGGGACAGAATGCTTTCTACAGAAGGCGATACAGGCCCTTATTTGCAATATGCCCATTCCAGATTGAGGTCGATTGAGAGAAACTGTAACGTTGCGGAGGAGAAACTGCTCGTCGCCGATCTGTCCATTGAGAATCTCGTTGGCACAGAGGACCAGGTCAAACAATTAGGATTGGAGCCAGCGGAGCAGGCAAAGAAACTGGACATTTTGGCCACTCAGCGCGAGAAAGTGGAATCGCTGGTGCGTATTCTTGTGTCATACCCAGACATTCTTCGGTATGCGTCGAAGAACCACGAGCCGTCGACGCTGGTGACGTACCTGTTCAAACTGACGCACCAGTTCTCGTCAACGTACAAAGTGCTACGTGTGATGGGCGAGAAAGAAcaggttttggaggccaGATTGGCGTTGTTCAGCTCTGTGAGACAGGTCCTCAACAACGGGCTCCGGGTGCTGGGCATTACGCCGGTTGACCGAATGTGA
- a CDS encoding PKHD-type hydroxylase TPA1: MPSSSVLPQKRASEIASSAGKRQISIKQTPEEEARAKDYFQSHVFDDHFKQDLKKQIADSQPYRWGTIQNLIDDDLLRNVRKEIISEISFKKKETDIYKVFQSGDLANLSGMTKQDLERLPSLYKLRSAIYSQTFRDYVSYVTGCGKLSGVKTDMSINTYSKGCHLLTHDDVIGSRRVSFILYMPEPGKTWKPHYGGSLRLFDSVVPNVPRSDYYCKLTPQFNQIAFFTVQPGLSFHDVEEVRVDKQRLSIQGWFHIPQAGEDGYIPGEQERTEAKSTLQQLESKELKEYDFPKIQYNELPPLETQELGTLVGKESDYLSSLDLEYLQKYMNPSLLTAGSIERLNNIFAEESVVDVHTFLSEEYLGDLKKQMKQLELNEYPEMPQKQDQVVFPWKLAVPPHKQRYCYIDGLQKQNIDNAQSIAQINQVKSIELPNFELTKNIFELLKPEVAQRLEEARGSNPSLTSIHDVSIRLCELASFFKSVSFKKWLMAVTGLRPTHDQILARRFRPGHDFTLASKLDLATDDRLLDGLLEATLNLTPSSGWESGEFGGYELCMGTDEPEAEETAEEGLNEDEAAIYKASGEDSVVYESQACWNKLSLMYRDSSVLKFVKYVSFNAPGSRWDVSCGWLCAKDESEESG, translated from the coding sequence ATGCCTTCGTCGTCGGTTTTGCCCCAGAAAAGAGCCTCTGAAATAGCCTCGTCTGCTGGAAAGCGCCAGATTAGCATCAAGCAGACGcctgaggaggaggccagaGCAAAAGATTACTTTCAGTCGCATGTTTTCGATGATCATTTCAAACAAGACCTCAAAAAGCAGATCGCAGATTCGCAGCCGTATCGATGGGGGACAATCCAAAACTTGATCGACGATGATCTTTTGCGTAACGTGCGCAAGGAAATCATTTCTGAGATCAGtttcaagaagaaagaaacaGATATCTACAAAGTGTTCCAAAGCGGTGATCTCGCCAATCTTTCGGGTATGACCAAGCAGGACCTGGAGCGGCTGCCAAGCCTCTACAAGCTGCGGTCTGCCATTTACTCTCAGACTTTTCGTGACTACGTGTCTTACGTGACGGGCTGCGGGAAGCTCAGTGGAGTGAAGACCGATATGAGCATCAATACGTACTCAAAGGGCTGTCATTTGCTCACGCACGATGATGTGATTGGCTCCCGAAGGGTCAGTTTCATCCTGTACATGCCAGAACCGGGAAAAACATGGAAACCCCATTATGGTGGCTCATTAAGACTGTTTGACTCTGTCGTTCCCAACGTGCCTAGATCAGACTACTACTGCAAGCTGACACCGCAATTTAACCAAATAGCATTTTTCACTGTACAGCCGGGGCTCTCTTTTCATGATGTCGAGGAAGTGCGCGTTGACAAGCAGCGACTCTCCATCCAGGGCTGGTTCCATATTCCGCAGGCCGGCGAGGACGGGTATATTCCTGGAGAGCAGGAACGCACCGAGGCCAAGTCGACgcttcagcagcttgaatcgaaggagctcaaggagtACGATTTTCCGAAAATACagtacaacgagctgcctCCGTTGGAAACGCAGGAATTGGGCACTCTAGTTGGAAAAGAGTCGGATTATCTGTCATCCTTGGACCTTGAGTATTTGCAAAAATACATGAATCCATCGCTGTTGACCGCTGGCTCGATTGAGCGTCTTAACAATATTTTTGCCGAGGAGTCGGTGGTGGACGTGCATACGTTCCTGAGCGAGGAATATTTGGGcgacctgaaaaaacagaTGAAACAGCTCGAGCTGAACGAATACCCAGAAATGCCCCAGAAACAAGATCAGGTCGTCTTTCCATGGAAACTTGCCGTGCCTCCGCACAAGCAGAGATACTGCTATATCGACGGGTTGCAGAAACAAAATATTGATAACGCACAGAGCATAGCACAGATAAACCAGGTGAAGTCTATAGAGCTGCCGAATTTCGAGCTCACGAAAAACATATTTGAGCTTCTAAAGCCTGAAGTGGCTCAACGGCTTGAAGAGGCACGTGGAAGCAACCCATCGTTAACGAGCATTCACGACGTTTCCATACGGCTGTGCGAATTGGCATCCTTTTTCAAGAGTGTGAGCTTTAAAAAATGGCTAATGGCCGTGACAGGACTGCGCCCTACTCACGACCAGATCCTTGCGCGCCGGTTCCGTCCTGGCCACGATTTTACGCTGGCTTCCAAATTGGACCTGGCTACCGACGATAGACTTCTGGACGGCCTTTTGGAGGCTACCTTGAACCTAACTCCATCTTCTGGCTGGGAAAGCGGTGAATTTGGCGGCTATGAGCTCTGTATGGGTACAGACGAGCCAGAGGCTGAGGAGACTGCCGAGGAAGGCCTGAACGAAGACGAGGCTGCCATTTACAAAGCGTCAGGGGAAGATTCTGTTGTTTACGAGTCGCAGGCCTGCTGGAACAAGTTGAGCCTGATGTATAGAGACTCGTCTGTGCTGAAGTTTGTAAAGTACGTGAGTTTCAACGCTCCAGGTTCCAGATGGGACGTGAGTTGCGGATGGCTTTGTGCTAAGGACGAGTCTGAGGAGTCCGGGTAA
- a CDS encoding Conserved hypothetical membrane protein, whose amino-acid sequence MSTIDNPYAAGQGNPYAENSAYEMTGTNQFFTLVQDIKDDLSDYNTLIDRLEKLQLDSLNAIGSEEMASFQRQIDNNNNTLSDLQKNTIKPKLQALYKECGSDTDKQKQAENLTAQFRASITRLAKIEDRYNQANKQKAINQYKIVNPDATYDEAAEFVYTVGDQQVFDNAIRMSNRKGEAMTVLQEVQARHMEVERTERLAAELNQLFGDLQELVFEQDVMFDNVNENVAVAQDHLERGDANVIKARDHARKGRKLKWIIFWVCVVIICIIVGAVVGGVVGAAKH is encoded by the exons ATGAGCACT ATTGATAACCCGTACGCTGCAGGCCAAGGGAACCCTTACGCCGAGAACTCGGCGTACGAGATGACCGGCACGAACCAGTTCTTCACGCTCGTCCAGGACATCAAGGACGACCTTTCAGACTACAATACGTTGATTGACAGACTGGAAAAGCTGCAACTGGACTCCCTAAACGCGATAGGATCCGAGGAGATGGCCTCTTTCCAGAGACAAATTGACAATAACAATAATACGCTCTCTGACCTCCAGAAAAATACAATCAAGCCAAAATTGCAGGCATTGTACAAAGAATGCGGCTCCGACACCGacaagcagaaacaggccGAGAATTTGACCGCTCAGTTCAGAGCCTCGATCACCAGGCTGGCCAAAATCGAAGACAGATACAACCAGGCCAACAAGCAGAAAGCCATCAACCAGTACAAGATTGTTAATCCGGATGCTACGTACGACGAGGCCGCCGAGTTCGTTTACACGGTTGGCGACCAGCAGGTGTTCGACAACGCCATTCGGATGTCGAACAGGAAAGGCGAGGCGATGACCGTTCTGCAGGAGGTGCAGGCCAGACACATGGAAGTGGAGAGAACCGAGCGACTTGCTGCCGAGCTGaaccagctgtttggcgACTTGCAGgagcttgttttcgagCAGGACGTGATGTTCGACAACGTCAACGAGAATGTGGCTGTGGCCCAGGATCACTTGGAGCGAGGCGACGCCAACGTCATCAAGGCCAGAGACCACGCCCGCAAGGGCCGGAAACTCAAGTGGATCATCTTCTGGGTCTGTGTGGTGATCATTTGCATCATTGTCGGAGCCGTGGTTGGCGGTGTTGTTGGAGCTGCCAAACACTAG
- a CDS encoding aromatic amino acid aminotransferase II — MSYQHENLMSERAKARVTRHFWSSAKLPEGEEPHPAPISLVGGMPNHDFFPVKSIRIGIAEKPFEDGYHEETAVAHEPQSDSSFLVSQVASDPSEIDLKTGLQYGFTNGTKCLVDFTRDFVEKVWRPGYDEWSTMLTCGGSNGIDKVFDSFLSKGDSMLLEEFTFIPILNSLNNLGVNTVPVKLDFGPDKTFDFSANLKEILENWDTLHPGKKKPKLLYTIPTGQNPLGVAQTTEHKKKILQLAEEHDFVILEDEPYAYLNFQKVSETPKFDLTPEEFIDSLHGSYINLDTTGRVIRTETFSKVFAPGLRLGFLAGHKRVIQSCTQYSDLSSRAPSGISQILVNDTIRYMGGLEGWLKWIIKVRNEYLVRKNAFVKALLDTEAAKKGYLKVMDPECGMFVSSIVDFGKDNLEKGTELLKTRCAVNGVGVVYGGAMAVNYEFSKERTNFVRMAICYTGSTDLLVEAAARLSKSVLEVAAQLE; from the coding sequence ATGTCCTACCAACACGAGAATCTCATGTCCGAGCGCGCCAAGGCGCGCGTCACTCgccatttctggagctctgCCAAGCTTCCCGAAGGCGAGGAGCCGCATCCTGCCCCTATCAGTCTGGTTGGGGGCATGCCCAACCATGACTTCTTCCCTGTCAAGAGCATCAGAATTGGCATTGCTGAAAAGCCCTTTGAGGACGGCTATCACGAGGAAACTGCTGTGGCTCACGAGCCACAGTCCGACTCCTCGTTCCTGGTGTCGCAGGTCGCGTCCGATCCCTCGGAGATTGACCTGAAAACCGGATTGCAGTATGGCTTCACCAACGGCACCAAATGTCTCGTGGACTTTACACGGGATTTTGTCGAGAAAGTGTGGAGACCGGGCTACGACGAATGGTCCACGATGCTCACTTGCGGAGGCTCCAACGGAATTGACAAGGTGTTCGACTCGTTTCTGAGCAAAGGCGATtcgatgctgctggaggagtttACCTTTATCCCGATCCTCAATTCCTTGAACAATCTCGGCGTCAACACCGTCCCAGTGAAGCTGGACTTCGGGCCTGACAAGACGTTTGATTTTTCCGCCAACCTGAAGGAAATCCTTGAGAATTGGGACACCCTGCATCCAGGCaaaaaaaagccaaaattATTGTACACTATCCCCACGGGCCAGAACCCGCTGGGTGTTGCTCAGACCACGGAGCacaaaaaaaagattcttcagcttgctgAGGAACACGATTTTGTCATTCTGGAAGATGAGCCGTATGCCTACCTCAACTTCCAAAAAGTCTCGGAGACTCCAAAGTTCGATCTCACTCCAGAGGAGTTTATCGACTCTTTGCACGGCTCCTACATTAACCTGGACACCACTGGAAGAGTCATCAGAACAGAGACTTTCTCTAAAGTGTTTGCCCCGGGTCTGAGACTCGGGTTCCTGGCGGGCCACAAACGGGTGATCCAGAGCTGCACGCAGTACTCTGACCTCAGCTCCAGGGCACCGAGCGGGATCTCACAGATTTTGGTCAACGACACGATCCGCTACATGGGCGGCCTAGAGGGCTGGCTCAAGTGGATTATCAAGGTCAGAAACGAGTATCTCGTTCGGAAAAATGCTTTCGTTAAAGCTCTTCTAGATACAGAAGCCGCTAAAAAAGGTTACTTAAAAGTCATGGACCCGGAGTGCGGCATGTTCGTCTCCAGCATCGTCGACTTTGGCAAGGACAATCTGGAAAAAGGCACCGAGCTTCTCAAGACAAGGTGCGCGGTCAACGGAGTGGGCGTTGTGTATGGAGGCGCCATGGCTGTTAACTATGAGTTCTCCAAGGAACGCACCAACTTCGTCCGCATGGCCATTTGTTACACCGGAAGCACCGATTTGCTGGTCGAGGCCGCCGCCAGACTCAGCAAGTCCGTTTTGGAGGTTGCTGCCCAACTAGAATAG
- a CDS encoding putative membrane protein, with translation MSYDYDLTVSMVLASLRTAILTASRYISQFKQAYPEIWSLFMYFLVLYVSAKLVLRMARMIYRTFVNTIKLVIFLAAVAVAIQLWNNKPELAELVPQIQYTLIQLYRLLKMIVTFLAGTLTRFDWRNFSKVDLDRLLDSLKATRSQFETLFQLRLD, from the coding sequence ATGAGCTACGATTACGACTTGACTGTCAGCATGGTTCTGGCCTCTCTCAGAACTGCTATCCTTACGGCATCAAGATATATTTCCCAGTTCAAACAAGCCTATCCCGAAATCTGGTCGTTATTCATGTACTTTCTTGTGCTCTACGTGAGTGCTAAACTGGTGCTTAGAATGGCCAGAATGATCTACAGAACGTTTGTCAACACAATAAAGCTGGTGATCTTTCTTGCTGCCGTTGCCGTGGCGATCCAACTGTGGAACAATAAGCCTGAACTGGCGGAATTAGTGCCTCAAATCCAGTATACTCTGATTCAGCTGTATCGTCTGCTAAAGATGATTGTTACATTTTTGGCAGGAACGCTGACCAGATTCGACTGGaggaatttttcaaaggTGGATCTAGACCGCCTACTGGACTCTCTGAAGGCCACGCGGAGCCAATTCGAGACTCTCTTCCAGCTGAGACTGGACTAA
- a CDS encoding Protein transport protein SEC24, which produces MSNRRRAYPQPMYKAPDPSAAYGIPAQPQQPQANQGLYSSPQAAAPVNQLAQGVAGINLGAQQPQTPNVPAYPQAAPAGIYGQDVGAAPLQNPAYPQPSYQAPAQPAQTALPLNQLYSTDLLKETPPPIADLQFPPPPMILAPGTSVNGNPEANCSPEYFRSTLNVVPTTSSLLKKSKLPFALVVRPYVSLHDSERPVPVVSDTIISRCRRCRSYINPFIQFTEQGRRWRCNFCSLLNDVPGGFDYDRMTSTPLNRLERSELNYGMVEFVAPSEYMVRPPQPLVYVFVLDVSYASIQNGLLATVTRTILDTLDRIPNENGRARVAFLGVDSSISFFTIPSDDQEDKEASMMIVSDLDDVLIPSPDNLLVNLKDCRKNVEKLLNNFVDFFANNQNTGSALGPALKSAHKLISQIGGKIITFTSALPNMGVGKLAIRDENAVSGKPKEASALLTSNNSFYKSFAVECNKSQVTVDMFLTGSNYQDVATLSNLPRYTAGQTHFYPAWSASRVEDITKLTKEVSNHLSMDIALEAVLRVRGSSGLRMNAFFGNFFNRSSDLCSFPTFPRDQSYVIEVAIDEYISKPYVFFQCAVLHTTCFGERRIRVLTVGIPTSKDLTDVYASADQLAITNYFTHKAIEKTLSSSLNDARDYLNKVLVDILSVYKKEIVPGNLGSSSPLQLCTNLRMLPLLLQSLTKHIAFRTGKVPSDHRSSALNRLATLPLPSLINYIYPTVYALHSMTDDCGLPYEGEDDPYDIPPKKHGEIVLPEAINATITNFEKYGLYLINNTSELFLYIGGDAVPQLVNDVFGVDSINEVPIGKAELPELDNEFNVRVRNIINKVRENEGSIEYLNLYVVRGPSTNENMMNTNRDIIPLRMWSMSELVEDRVSANLSYKEFLTQLREKISS; this is translated from the coding sequence ATGTCcaacagaagaagagcatATCCACAGCCAATGTACAAGGCCCCAGACCCGTCGGCTGCATACGGTATACCAGCGCAGCCACAGCAGCCTCAGGCTAACCAGGGGCTGTACTCTTCTCCACAGgcagctgctccagtcAACCAGCTGGCCCAGGGTGTTGCAGGAATCAATCTCGGTGCCCAACAGCCCCAGACTCCAAACGTGCCTGCGTATCCTCAggcagctccagcaggaaTCTACGGCCAGGATGTGGGCGCAGCACCATTGCAAAACCCCGCATATCCGCAGCCTTCGTACCAGGCACCGGCTCAGCCAGCGCAAACGGCATTGCCATTGAACCAACTTTACTCCACAGATCTGCTCAAAGAAACTCCTCCACCTATTGCTGACTTGCAGTTCCCGCCTCCACCGATGATTCTGGCACCAGGCACGTCCGTCAATGGCAACCCAGAGGCAAATTGTTCTCCAGAGTATTTCAGGTCAACTTTGAACGTCGTTCCAACgaccagctccttgttgaagaagtcTAAATTGCCGTTTGCACTGGTGGTGAGACCATACGTCTCGCTCCATGACTCTGAGAGACCTGTTCCTGTCGTCAGCGACACTATTATCTCGAGATGTCGTAGATGCAGATCGTATATCAATCCGTTCATCCAATTCACGGAACAAggaaggagatggagatgTAACTTCTGTTCGCTCCTAAATGACGTCCCTGGTGGGTTCGACTACGATAGAATGACTTCTACGCCATTGAACAGGTTGGAGAGAAGCGAGCTCAATTACGGAATGGTGGAGTTCGTGGCTCCTTCCGAGTATATGGTGAGACCACCGCAGCCGTTGGTTTAcgtttttgttcttgacGTTTCCTACGCCTCCATTCAAAATGGTCTGCTGGCAACTGTCACCAGAACCATTCTAGACACTCTTGATAGAATTCCTAACGAGAACGGAAGAGCCAGAGTTGCGTTCCTGGGTGTTGATTCCAGCAtttctttcttcaccatcCCAAGTGACGACCAGGAAGATAAAGAAGCCTCGATGATGATTGTTTCCGATCTTGACGACGTGCTGATACCTTCTCCAGATAACTTGCTGGTGAATTTGAAAGACTGCAGGAAAAACGttgagaaactgctcaaCAACTTTGTTGACTTCTTTGCAAACAACCAAAATACCGGATCGGCATTGGGACCAGCTCTCAAGTCCGCACACAAGCTGATTTCTCAGATCGGTGGTAAGATTATCACTTTCACATCTGCTCTTCCAAACATGGGTGTTGGAAAACTGGCTATAAGAGATGAGAACGCTGTCAGTGGTAAACCAAAGGAGGCATCAGCACTTTTGACTTCTAACAACTCATTTTACAAGTCGTTCGCCGTGGAATGTAACAAGTCCCAGGTGACTGTGGACATGTTTTTGACAGGTTCCAATTATCAAGACGTTGCAACCCTTTCTAACCTTCCAAGGTACACAGCAGGTCAGACTCACTTCTACCCAGCATGGTCTGCTAGCAGAGTGGAGGATATTACCAAACTCACCAAAGAGGTTTCTAATCATCTCTCCATGGACATTGCTTTGGAGGCTGTGTTGAGAGTGAGAGGTTCCAGTGGACTGAGAATGAACGccttctttggaaacttcttcaacagaTCCTCGGACTTGTGCTCGTTCCCAACATTCCCAAGAGACCAATCGTATGTCATTGAGGTTGCAATTGACGAGTACATATCCAAACCATACGTTTTCTTCCAATGTGCCGTTTTGCATACGACTTGCTTTGGAGAGAGAAGAATCAGAGTGCTCACTGTGGGCATTCCAACCTCTAAGGATCTCACAGACGTTTATGCTTCCGCTGACCAATTGGCCATTACGAACTACTTCACGCATAAGGCCATTGAAAAGACGTTGTCTTCCTCCTTGAACGATGCTAGAGATTACTTAAACAAGGTGTTGGTGGATATTCTCAGTGTCTACAAGAAGGAAATCGTTCCTGGTAATCTTGGATCGTCTTCTCCATTGCAGCTCTGCACAAACCTGAGAATGCTGCCATTGTTGTTGCAATCGCTCACCAAGCACATTGCGTTCCGTACGGGCAAGGTTCCTTCTGACCACCGTTCCTCTGCTCTTAACAGACTGGCCACCTTGCCTCTGCCTAGCCTGATCAACTACATCTACCCTACCGTGTACGCGTTGCATTCCATGACAGATGACTGCGGTTTGCCGTATGAGGGTGAGGACGACCCGTACGACATTCCTCCCAAGAAGCACGGCGAAATCGTTCTCCCAGAGGCCATCAATGCTACCATTACGAACTTTGAGAAGTACGGCCTGTATCTGATCAACAACACTTCTGAGCTGTTTTTGTACATTGGAGGAGACGCTGTTCCTCAGTTGGTGAATGACGTCTTTGGCGTGGACTCGATCAATGAGGTGCCAATTGGTAAGGCGGAGCTTCCggagctggacaacgagTTCAACGTCCGTGTGAGaaacatcatcaacaaggttAGAGAAAACGAGGGCTCTATCGAGTACTTGAACCTGTATGTTGTGAGAGGCCCTTCGACTAACGAGAACATGATGAACACCAACAGAGACATCATTCCGCTGAGAATGTGGAGCATGTCTGAGCTCGTTGAGGACAGAGTGAGCGCAAACTTGAGTTACAAAGAGTTCTTGACTCAATTGAGAGAGAAGATCTCGAGCTAG
- a CDS encoding Subunit Va of cytochrome c oxidase: MLRQALKTVPRVQVRHASALSQATVSNIQLRWEKLPEEDRKEVIEALAERQKLPWTQLTPEEKKAAFYVSFGEWGPRKPIHSAEDIRYIFWGVVIGISLTATGFFYYRSKRYIPKTMNREWQEMSDEYLKSKNANPFSGYSQVQSK, translated from the coding sequence ATGTTGAGACAAGCATTGAAGACCGTTCCTAGAGTGCAAGTGAGACACGCCTCTGCACTGTCACAGGCTACCGTGTCGAATATACAACTTAGATGGGAGAAACTTCCAGAAGAGGACAGAAAGGAAGTGATCGAGGCTCTTGCTGAGAGACAAAAATTGCCATGGACTCAACTGACTCcggaggagaagaaggcaGCTTTCTACGTTTCGTTCGGCGAGTGGGGACCAAGAAAGCCTATCCACTCCGCTGAAGACATCAGATACATTTTCTGGGGTGTCGTCATTGGTATTTCTCTCACCGCCACAGGGTTCTTCTACTACAGATCAAAGAGATACATTCCAAAGACCATGAACAGAGAATGGCAAGAGATGTCCGACGAGTACCTGAAATCGAAGAACGCCAACCCATTCAGTGGATACTCTCAAGTTCAATCCAAATAA